One region of Mucilaginibacter sp. 14171R-50 genomic DNA includes:
- the cfa gene encoding cyclopropane fatty acyl phospholipid synthase — MKTAPELVADLLVAAGIQPNGSDATDIRIKDQRFYNRVLKEGSLGLGESYMDGWWDCDKLDELIFKLLSANLHQNVKPAGSWFRYKITDLLFNRQTKRRARKVARIHYNLGNDLFEQMLGKQMMYSCGYWANASNLDEAQEHKLELICRKLKLEPGMEVLDIGCGWGGFAQYAASKYLVKVTGITISAEQAKLAQQRCVSLPVSIKLEDYRDLNGEYDRIVSIGMFEHVGLKNYRAYMKKVRQLLRKDGLFLLHTIGSADSSPTDPWIDRYIFPNGQIPSPAQLSAAFEPELILHDWHCFGKDYDRTVLAWRGHFQNSWPKLRDAYGDTFYRMWMYYLNVCAASFRAGKNSLWQLVFSRPGYNADYRSVR; from the coding sequence ATGAAGACCGCCCCTGAATTGGTCGCTGATCTGCTGGTCGCCGCCGGCATACAGCCGAACGGATCCGACGCGACAGATATCAGAATAAAAGACCAGCGCTTTTACAATCGTGTATTAAAAGAGGGTTCGCTGGGCCTGGGTGAATCATATATGGATGGTTGGTGGGACTGCGATAAGCTAGACGAATTAATTTTTAAATTACTGTCGGCAAATTTGCATCAAAATGTTAAACCTGCCGGCAGTTGGTTCAGGTATAAAATAACCGATCTGCTCTTTAACCGCCAAACCAAGCGGCGGGCCCGAAAAGTTGCCCGCATACACTATAACCTGGGCAATGATCTGTTCGAACAAATGCTTGGTAAACAGATGATGTACTCCTGCGGGTACTGGGCAAATGCTAGTAACCTTGATGAAGCGCAGGAACACAAACTGGAGTTGATATGCCGTAAATTAAAGCTTGAACCTGGCATGGAAGTGTTGGACATTGGTTGTGGCTGGGGCGGCTTCGCTCAATATGCCGCCAGTAAGTATCTGGTAAAGGTAACCGGCATTACCATATCGGCCGAGCAGGCAAAACTGGCGCAGCAACGGTGCGTAAGCCTACCGGTAAGTATTAAACTGGAAGATTACCGCGACCTTAATGGCGAATATGACCGGATCGTTTCCATAGGCATGTTCGAACATGTTGGCTTAAAAAACTACCGGGCGTACATGAAAAAAGTGAGGCAGTTATTGCGTAAGGACGGGTTGTTCCTGCTGCATACCATTGGTAGTGCCGATTCGTCGCCAACTGACCCATGGATCGACCGCTACATATTCCCAAACGGACAGATACCCTCGCCAGCACAGCTCAGCGCTGCCTTCGAGCCTGAACTTATCTTACATGACTGGCATTGCTTCGGGAAAGACTATGACCGTACCGTGCTTGCATGGCGCGGTCACTTCCAAAACAGCTGGCCAAAACTGCGCGATGCTTACGGAGATACGTTTTACAGGATGTGGATGTATTACCTAAACGTTTGCGCGGCGTCCTTCAGGGCAGGTAAAAACAGTTTATGGCAACTGGTTTTTAGCCGGCCAGGCTACAATGCCGACTATCGCTCCGTTCGTTAA
- a CDS encoding BON domain-containing protein translates to MKTDIQIQKDVMDELKWQPFLNSSEIGVAVKHGIVTLSGIVDSFSKKLSAERAAKKVAGVKAIAEDLQIGVSPAYWRTDAEIAEAVINALKWHSVVPDDKLKVKVEDGNVTLEGEVEWAYQRDSAKSAVQHLSGVKYVFNLITIKPKLTPFELEQKISAAFRRNATVDAGKITVSTIGDKVILTGKVRSAVESDDAEDVAWEAPGVRRVVNKLTIEEPELVY, encoded by the coding sequence ATGAAAACAGACATTCAAATCCAAAAGGACGTTATGGATGAATTGAAATGGCAGCCATTTCTGAATTCATCCGAAATTGGCGTTGCCGTAAAGCATGGCATCGTAACACTGTCGGGAATCGTTGATTCTTTTTCCAAAAAACTAAGTGCTGAGCGTGCGGCTAAAAAAGTGGCCGGCGTTAAAGCCATCGCCGAAGATCTTCAGATCGGCGTGTCGCCGGCTTATTGGCGAACCGATGCAGAGATAGCCGAAGCCGTTATTAACGCGCTAAAATGGCATTCCGTGGTTCCTGACGATAAGCTGAAGGTAAAGGTAGAAGACGGCAACGTTACCCTGGAAGGAGAGGTTGAATGGGCGTATCAGCGTGATAGCGCCAAAAGCGCTGTACAACACTTATCCGGTGTAAAGTACGTGTTTAACCTCATTACCATCAAGCCGAAACTTACCCCGTTTGAGTTGGAACAAAAAATTTCTGCCGCTTTTCGGCGCAATGCAACGGTAGATGCCGGTAAAATTACCGTAAGCACCATAGGTGATAAGGTTATCCTGACCGGGAAGGTAAGATCGGCCGTTGAAAGTGACGACGCTGAAGACGTTGCCTGGGAGGCCCCGGGGGTACGCCGTGTAGTGAACAAACTCACTATTGAAGAACCTGAACTGGTTTATTAA
- a CDS encoding universal stress protein produces the protein MKKLMLAFDAEKPDLQSLEFGIYLARLTGSALTGVFLEDLPLAPPAAKFAYGSVYAESIRTENPPELTYKERIAEENIRKFKATCEAQGISYLVHRDQDVPLDELVAESRYADVIISGPALFATSPLETPAEMVKSLLNKAESPVIISPHRTYAIDKVLFAFDGSSSALFAIKQFTYLFPELSGTDINVLQADEGAIFNEEEKEKIYEYLKVHYSRIDFTDLRGKPQDELFDYCLRELNAILVMGAYGRSWLSNLFRASAADLVLKLNNLPVFITHR, from the coding sequence ATGAAAAAGCTAATGCTCGCATTTGACGCGGAAAAACCCGATCTGCAAAGTCTGGAATTCGGGATTTATCTGGCCCGGCTAACAGGCTCGGCATTAACCGGAGTGTTTTTGGAAGACCTTCCCCTTGCGCCGCCTGCAGCCAAATTTGCTTATGGTAGCGTGTATGCGGAAAGCATACGCACGGAAAACCCGCCGGAACTGACTTATAAAGAAAGGATTGCTGAAGAAAATATCCGGAAATTTAAGGCTACCTGCGAGGCGCAGGGTATAAGTTACCTGGTGCATCGCGATCAGGATGTTCCGTTGGACGAACTGGTAGCCGAAAGCCGCTATGCCGACGTGATAATCTCCGGCCCGGCACTGTTTGCCACCTCGCCCTTAGAAACTCCGGCCGAGATGGTTAAATCGTTGCTGAACAAGGCCGAGAGCCCCGTTATCATTTCGCCTCATCGCACCTACGCCATTGATAAGGTACTGTTTGCCTTTGATGGCAGTTCTTCGGCGCTGTTTGCCATCAAGCAGTTTACCTACCTGTTCCCCGAACTGAGCGGGACCGACATTAACGTATTGCAGGCTGATGAAGGAGCGATATTTAATGAGGAAGAAAAAGAAAAGATTTATGAATACCTTAAAGTGCATTACAGCCGTATAGATTTTACAGATCTGCGTGGAAAGCCGCAGGATGAGCTATTCGATTACTGTTTGCGGGAACTCAACGCCATCCTTGTGATGGGCGCTTATGGTCGCAGCTGGTTGTCAAACCTGTTTAGGGCCAGCGCTGCCGACCTGGTGCTTAAGCTTAATAATTTACCGGTTTTCATCACACACCGGTAA
- a CDS encoding DUF4136 domain-containing protein produces the protein MKNFKSVIVLLAATFIVACSGYQYYAIQSSKASFNKYRTFAWLPVPDTPGHVSDLVDEKIKEAVTAGLEKRGLALQSARPDLLVRYSVQVKDRTRIYNYPTYVYGPGIAYRGVTRDRNGRYFYYNFNRPFPVFVANDIVEMPYSEGTLIIDLIERRNHQVIWRGYGSGDVDDRQRAIQDIPEGVEGILNKMPIAPVHK, from the coding sequence ATGAAAAATTTCAAATCCGTTATCGTTCTGCTGGCGGCCACTTTCATAGTGGCATGCTCCGGCTATCAATATTATGCTATCCAAAGCAGTAAAGCAAGCTTCAACAAATACCGCACCTTTGCCTGGCTGCCTGTGCCGGATACTCCCGGGCATGTCAGCGACCTTGTAGATGAAAAGATCAAAGAAGCGGTTACCGCGGGCCTTGAAAAACGCGGGCTCGCGCTTCAAAGCGCACGCCCCGACTTGCTGGTGCGTTATTCGGTGCAGGTAAAAGACCGCACCCGGATATATAATTATCCTACCTATGTCTACGGGCCGGGCATTGCCTACCGCGGCGTGACACGTGACAGGAACGGCCGCTATTTTTATTACAATTTTAATAGGCCTTTCCCGGTTTTCGTCGCAAATGATATTGTAGAAATGCCCTATAGCGAAGGGACACTTATTATCGACCTCATCGAACGCCGCAACCACCAGGTTATTTGGCGCGGTTACGGTTCGGGCGACGTTGATGACCGCCAACGAGCTATCCAGGATATACCTGAAGGGGTAGAAGGCATTTTAAATAAAATGCCGATTGCCCCGGTACATAAATGA
- a CDS encoding PAS domain-containing sensor histidine kinase: MNESNTLSLESEAGFKALFQYATVGILVVSSGGRIELSNPAVEKLFGYEKAELTGQLIELLVPEAFRHSHVHHREGYFKKPKARPMGYGLNLFARKKDGTQFPVEISLGHYQLDNESLAVAFVTDITERQRFNDELEAKVKERTLELTQSLEREKELNDMKSRFVAMASHEFRTPLSAILSSLTLAESYTKAEQEDKRKRHIGRIRASVKNLTVILDEFLSLDKVEQGKVEIERETFDLYDFAEDLVEEVNGMLKHGQHIRFSYNGARDITQDKKILRNIMLNLLSNGVKYSGEHQTVYLDINADNDQQKVMIRVRDEGIGIPQEDQKNLFNKFYRAKNATNIQGTGLGLTIVKQYVELLNGDISFISEPNQGTTFIIEFSLNYPGHENDLIDRGQ; this comes from the coding sequence ATGAACGAGTCAAACACCTTATCGCTTGAAAGTGAAGCTGGTTTTAAGGCTTTATTTCAATACGCTACCGTTGGCATCCTGGTGGTTAGCAGTGGAGGGAGGATAGAACTATCCAACCCGGCCGTAGAAAAGCTGTTTGGCTACGAAAAGGCGGAGTTAACCGGACAACTTATTGAGCTATTGGTGCCCGAAGCCTTTCGTCACAGCCACGTTCATCACCGCGAGGGTTATTTCAAAAAACCCAAAGCCAGGCCAATGGGTTATGGCCTCAATTTATTTGCCCGTAAAAAGGACGGCACCCAATTTCCGGTAGAGATCAGCCTTGGTCATTATCAGTTGGACAATGAATCGCTTGCCGTTGCATTTGTAACCGATATTACCGAACGCCAGCGGTTTAATGATGAGTTAGAGGCCAAGGTAAAAGAACGTACGCTTGAACTGACGCAGTCGCTTGAACGCGAAAAAGAGCTGAACGACATGAAATCGCGGTTCGTTGCCATGGCTTCTCACGAATTCCGGACCCCCTTAAGCGCTATTCTCTCCAGCCTTACACTGGCTGAATCCTACACCAAAGCCGAGCAGGAAGATAAAAGGAAGCGCCATATTGGCCGTATCCGCGCCTCTGTTAAGAACCTCACCGTCATCCTTGACGAATTTCTTTCCCTGGATAAAGTGGAGCAGGGCAAAGTTGAAATTGAACGCGAAACCTTTGACCTTTATGATTTTGCAGAAGACCTGGTGGAGGAAGTGAACGGGATGCTCAAACACGGCCAGCATATCCGGTTTTCTTATAACGGGGCCCGCGATATCACACAGGATAAAAAGATACTTCGTAATATAATGCTCAACCTGCTTTCTAACGGGGTGAAGTATTCCGGCGAACACCAGACAGTCTACCTGGATATCAATGCGGACAACGACCAACAAAAAGTAATGATCAGGGTAAGGGACGAGGGTATTGGCATTCCGCAGGAGGATCAAAAAAATCTGTTTAATAAATTTTACAGGGCTAAAAATGCCACCAACATACAGGGTACCGGGCTTGGGTTAACTATCGTAAAACAATATGTAGAATTATTGAACGGCGATATCAGTTTTATTAGTGAACCTAACCAGGGGACAACTTTTATTATTGAATTTTCACTAAATTATCCCGGCCATGAAAACGATCTTATTGATAGAGGACAATAA
- a CDS encoding response regulator transcription factor translates to MKTILLIEDNNDIRENTCELLELEGYKVILALNGKTGLILATEHSPDLILCDIMMPEANGYEVLSGLQANEATRTIPFIFLTASAEKKEVAAGLEMGASGYIRKPFEPEELFEAIDRLLKA, encoded by the coding sequence ATGAAAACGATCTTATTGATAGAGGACAATAACGATATACGCGAGAATACTTGCGAACTGCTGGAACTGGAAGGTTATAAAGTTATTTTGGCCTTAAACGGAAAAACAGGCTTAATACTGGCCACTGAACATTCACCGGACCTGATCCTTTGTGACATCATGATGCCGGAAGCTAATGGTTATGAAGTTCTTAGCGGCTTGCAAGCCAACGAAGCTACCCGTACTATCCCATTTATATTTTTAACGGCCAGCGCCGAAAAAAAGGAGGTTGCGGCAGGCCTTGAAATGGGGGCTAGTGGTTATATCCGCAAGCCCTTTGAACCCGAAGAGTTATTTGAAGCCATCGACCGATTGTTAAAGGCCTGA
- a CDS encoding sensor histidine kinase KdpD, with protein sequence MMKSPEGKTSQIFFGGEQRGRALSSKALKWFRIFFYLGCVTSIVLVVVVGLISYRALNRQRKLEKWVEHTYKVLRKTDSIAMYFNKTLLLDGYLEQPSHYEKGFFSASEHQGLIQQVNGLIILLKDNRLRSTEISLLGRQIDTLFRISNEGDTKQFREHIGDINETLLRIKQLEESLLLNRESAYTRSSKQTQGIIVVGSLLILLIVSCLIYVILTELKSRMRAYQEEHELNQLKSSFITLASHEFRTPLSSVLLSATLIERYLERNESGPALKHAEKIRQVVHNLESILEDFLSLDQLEEGLIKAEFTSFDLVQLCRDAMLNFRLTAKPGQQLVYDSPTEPQMVNLDSDLIEKSLSGLISNAIKYAGDNAHICLTTEVTANSVIISVKDNGLGIAEEGQKKLSTLFYRVDSTGNIAGTGLGLNIVKRYVQLMGGTLGFSSVPNKQTCFTMTFPNK encoded by the coding sequence ATGATGAAATCCCCTGAAGGCAAAACAAGCCAAATTTTTTTCGGCGGGGAACAAAGGGGTAGGGCGCTATCGTCAAAGGCCTTAAAATGGTTCCGGATATTTTTTTATCTCGGTTGTGTCACTTCTATTGTATTGGTTGTAGTAGTGGGCTTGATATCTTACAGGGCGTTAAACCGGCAGCGAAAGCTTGAAAAATGGGTGGAGCATACTTATAAGGTGTTGCGAAAAACAGACTCGATAGCCATGTATTTTAATAAAACGCTGTTGCTGGATGGTTACCTGGAGCAGCCCAGCCATTACGAAAAAGGTTTTTTCAGTGCCTCTGAGCACCAGGGTTTAATACAGCAGGTGAACGGCTTAATTATACTTCTTAAGGATAACCGTTTGCGTTCAACCGAAATATCGCTGTTAGGTCGGCAGATTGATACGCTGTTTCGGATATCAAACGAAGGGGATACCAAACAGTTTCGTGAACATATCGGAGATATTAATGAAACGCTGCTGCGGATAAAGCAGCTGGAAGAATCCCTTTTATTAAATCGCGAAAGTGCGTACACCCGATCCAGCAAACAAACGCAGGGGATTATAGTAGTGGGCTCCTTACTTATTTTGCTGATCGTATCCTGCCTCATCTATGTGATCTTAACCGAATTGAAAAGCCGGATGCGCGCTTACCAGGAAGAACACGAGCTGAACCAGTTAAAAAGCAGTTTTATTACCCTTGCTTCGCACGAGTTCCGCACCCCGCTTAGTTCCGTTTTGCTATCCGCCACGCTTATAGAACGTTATCTGGAACGGAACGAAAGTGGGCCTGCACTTAAACACGCGGAAAAGATCAGGCAGGTAGTGCATAACCTCGAAAGCATCCTGGAAGACTTTTTATCGTTAGACCAGTTGGAGGAAGGTTTGATAAAGGCGGAGTTTACTTCATTTGACCTTGTGCAACTTTGCAGGGATGCGATGTTAAATTTCAGGTTGACGGCTAAACCCGGGCAGCAGTTGGTTTATGACTCGCCAACCGAACCGCAGATGGTAAACTTAGACAGCGACCTTATCGAAAAGTCGTTAAGCGGATTAATATCCAATGCAATTAAATACGCCGGGGACAACGCGCATATCTGCCTAACGACTGAGGTAACCGCCAACAGCGTGATCATAAGCGTCAAGGACAACGGCTTGGGTATAGCCGAAGAGGGCCAAAAAAAGTTGTCTACTTTATTTTATCGGGTTGACAGCACCGGTAACATTGCGGGCACGGGACTGGGCTTGAATATTGTAAAGCGCTACGTGCAACTGATGGGAGGAACACTTGGGTTCTCCAGCGTCCCGAACAAGCAGACCTGCTTTACCATGACCTTTCCTAACAAGTAA
- a CDS encoding flavodoxin domain-containing protein — protein MKGIIIYAGKYGATCQYAQWLADTLKFPVLPAEKATAASLQGYDSIILGSSVYIGKLVIRRWLQQHESALAGKQLFLFIVCGSAGANNKEQDKLLDNNLSAAIRQQAKIFFMPGRCVISKLSFKDRLLLRLGSMLVKDAAQKAGMRNGFDLMNRKALDGLIGEFGWHSALI, from the coding sequence ATGAAAGGGATCATTATTTACGCAGGGAAATACGGCGCTACCTGTCAATACGCGCAATGGTTAGCCGATACGCTGAAGTTCCCCGTGCTGCCGGCAGAAAAAGCCACAGCAGCCAGTCTTCAGGGATATGACAGCATTATCCTGGGCAGTTCGGTATACATTGGCAAGCTGGTCATTCGGCGCTGGCTACAGCAACACGAGTCAGCGCTTGCCGGTAAGCAACTGTTTCTGTTTATCGTATGCGGTTCTGCAGGCGCCAACAACAAGGAACAGGACAAGCTCCTGGATAATAATCTTTCGGCCGCGATAAGGCAGCAGGCTAAAATATTTTTCATGCCCGGGAGGTGTGTAATCAGCAAACTCAGTTTTAAAGACCGTTTGTTGTTGCGTTTAGGGTCTATGCTGGTAAAAGACGCAGCGCAGAAAGCTGGTATGAGGAACGGTTTTGACCTGATGAACCGCAAGGCCCTCGACGGATTGATAGGGGAATTTGGCTGGCATTCTGCGCTTATTTAG
- a CDS encoding cation-translocating P-type ATPase has protein sequence MAANNYGIQGLNNLGVEKSRAVYGANRLSFKKANKFINALTGIAKEPMVVLLLVTSGVYFISGKTGDGIFLASAIILVAGISLYQDSRSRNALEKLKDFSQPRCKVIRNGIVKAIKSEELVVGDSLMVEEGTMIMADGVIVHANDFSVNESVLTGESLAVYKDSWGANHFIFHGTTVASGLAIATVTAVGNQTRLGKIGKSMEAIADEKTPLEIQISNFVKKMVVAGLIVFAGVWAINYYHSPKLLDSLIKALTLAMSILPEEIPVAFTTFMALGAWRMMKMGIVVKQMKTVETLGSASVICIDKTGTITENKMSLAKVFSLKTGQIADVTDKIAGSPNQELVRLAMWASEPIPFDPMETALHDAYASSHQGDERPDYRMIHEYPLSGQPPMMTHIFENRSGARIIAAKGAPEAFMKICKLTEHQITRMMTAINALTAEGYRVLAVAEAKLSGDNFPATQQEFHFELKGLVAFYDPPKKNIKAVLESFYQAGIKVKIITGDNAATTAAIARQINFRGASRSISGDTLMQLSDHELQEKVEDVHIFTRMFPDAKLKIINALKAQNEIVAMTGDGVNDGPALKAAHIGIAMGKKGTEIAREAASLILLEDDLSKMVAAVAIGRRIYANLKKAIQYIISIHIPIILTVFIPLALGWVYPNIFSPVHIIFLELIMGPTCSIIYENEPMEKNTMLQKPRPFSTTFFNWQELLVSVLQGLLITAATLFTYRYAVANGASEPVTRTMVFTCLISANIWLTLVNRSFYYSLFTTIGYKNNLVLLVIGITVLISCALIYIEPLALFFNLAPLHAPQLTAAVAFGLFSVIWFELFKWRKRNRNEGH, from the coding sequence ATGGCGGCGAATAATTATGGTATACAAGGCTTAAATAACCTTGGCGTAGAAAAGTCCAGGGCCGTTTACGGAGCAAACCGGCTTTCGTTTAAAAAAGCGAACAAGTTTATCAACGCGCTTACCGGGATCGCCAAAGAACCGATGGTGGTTTTACTGCTGGTTACCTCGGGTGTCTACTTTATAAGTGGTAAAACAGGTGATGGCATTTTTCTGGCGTCGGCGATCATACTTGTGGCCGGCATCTCTTTATATCAGGACTCGAGGAGCCGTAACGCGCTTGAAAAATTAAAGGATTTTTCGCAACCCCGGTGCAAGGTTATCCGCAACGGTATCGTAAAAGCGATAAAAAGTGAAGAGCTGGTGGTTGGCGACAGCCTTATGGTGGAAGAAGGCACCATGATCATGGCGGATGGTGTTATTGTGCACGCTAATGATTTCTCGGTCAACGAGAGTGTGCTCACGGGCGAGTCGCTGGCCGTTTATAAAGACAGTTGGGGCGCTAACCATTTCATTTTTCACGGTACAACCGTAGCAAGCGGCCTGGCCATTGCCACCGTAACGGCCGTAGGCAACCAAACGCGTTTGGGCAAGATCGGCAAAAGCATGGAAGCCATTGCCGACGAAAAGACGCCACTGGAAATACAGATCAGCAATTTCGTAAAAAAAATGGTGGTCGCCGGGCTCATTGTGTTTGCAGGGGTATGGGCCATCAATTACTACCATTCGCCCAAGCTGCTGGATAGCCTGATAAAAGCGCTAACACTGGCTATGAGCATTTTACCCGAAGAGATACCGGTAGCCTTTACCACCTTTATGGCGCTGGGCGCCTGGCGGATGATGAAAATGGGCATTGTGGTGAAACAAATGAAAACGGTAGAAACGCTTGGTAGCGCATCTGTAATTTGCATTGACAAAACCGGAACAATTACAGAAAACAAAATGAGCCTAGCCAAGGTGTTTTCGTTGAAAACCGGACAGATCGCGGATGTGACCGATAAAATTGCCGGTAGCCCCAACCAGGAACTGGTAAGATTAGCCATGTGGGCCAGTGAGCCGATACCTTTCGATCCGATGGAAACCGCCCTGCATGATGCTTACGCCAGTTCTCATCAAGGTGACGAACGCCCCGACTACAGGATGATCCATGAATATCCGCTGAGTGGCCAACCGCCGATGATGACGCATATATTCGAGAATCGCAGCGGGGCCAGGATCATCGCGGCAAAAGGCGCTCCGGAGGCATTTATGAAGATATGTAAGCTTACGGAACACCAAATAACCCGGATGATGACTGCCATAAATGCCCTGACTGCTGAAGGTTACAGGGTGTTGGCCGTTGCAGAAGCCAAGCTGAGCGGCGATAACTTCCCCGCCACTCAGCAGGAATTTCATTTTGAGCTGAAAGGCCTCGTAGCCTTTTATGACCCGCCAAAAAAGAACATCAAAGCGGTGCTGGAAAGCTTTTACCAGGCCGGGATTAAAGTAAAGATCATTACAGGTGATAACGCGGCAACAACCGCGGCAATAGCCCGGCAAATAAATTTTAGGGGTGCAAGCCGCTCCATTAGTGGCGACACGCTGATGCAATTATCTGATCATGAGCTGCAAGAGAAGGTGGAAGACGTGCATATTTTCACCCGCATGTTTCCTGATGCCAAGTTAAAGATCATCAATGCTTTGAAAGCACAAAACGAGATAGTGGCCATGACGGGCGACGGGGTGAACGACGGCCCCGCGTTAAAGGCCGCGCACATTGGCATTGCTATGGGTAAAAAGGGTACCGAGATAGCCAGGGAAGCCGCATCGCTTATCTTACTGGAGGACGACCTTTCAAAGATGGTAGCTGCTGTTGCCATAGGCCGGCGTATTTATGCCAACCTTAAAAAAGCGATACAATATATTATTTCTATCCACATCCCTATCATATTAACCGTGTTTATTCCGCTGGCTTTAGGCTGGGTTTATCCTAATATTTTTTCGCCGGTACATATCATTTTCCTCGAACTGATCATGGGGCCAACCTGCTCGATCATCTACGAGAACGAACCCATGGAAAAAAACACGATGCTTCAAAAGCCGCGCCCTTTCAGTACAACTTTTTTTAACTGGCAGGAATTACTCGTCAGTGTATTGCAAGGGCTGTTAATAACTGCCGCAACGTTGTTTACTTACCGGTATGCGGTAGCCAATGGCGCCAGCGAACCGGTTACCCGTACAATGGTATTTACCTGTTTGATAAGTGCGAACATTTGGCTTACGCTGGTTAACCGGTCATTTTACTATTCGCTGTTCACTACCATCGGGTATAAGAACAACCTGGTGTTATTGGTTATCGGGATAACCGTTCTCATATCATGTGCGCTGATCTATATTGAACCGTTGGCTTTGTTTTTTAATTTGGCGCCCCTCCATGCCCCGCAGCTGACCGCCGCGGTTGCTTTCGGCTTATTTTCCGTCATCTGGTTCGAGCTGTTCAAATGGCGAAAACGAAACAGAAACGAAGGCCATTAA
- a CDS encoding FAD-dependent oxidoreductase, protein MIPQNEPGTMRDGAQLSPWQLVTGGAVQEGFSPDKIYDALVIGGGITGLTAALLLQNAGRKVIIAEAYTIGFGTTGGTTAHINTFADTSYNDAMSNFGKEGAQLFAEAINEGCGLIRANVSNYRIDCDYETKTGFIYAEDEKQASQLNELFESTKRVGVPVNYTEQVPTPLAFKAALQLNGQAQFHPLKYLQALSKAFVEAGGVILENTKIDTLEAGDEIHYGLSGALKIKARNVVYATHIPPGINSYSLRCAPYRSYAIAVQLTNEVYPDALIYDMQEPYHYFRTHVIKGQKLLIAGGNDHKTGHDEPEKAFTDLENYVRDNYPVAEVKYRWSSQYYVPADGFPYIGQMPEAAKGVYCATGYNGNGMMFGSIAGKILADLIQGKDNRYQEIFSPSRLKPIAGFTEFVKENADVAYHFVADRFGLQETESFKELQPGTGQVVEIDGKKVAAYRDETGQVFALSPVCTHAGCIVNWNGEEKSWDCPCHGARYDINGQVLTGPATKPLTAVHPQAKQ, encoded by the coding sequence ATGATACCACAAAACGAACCGGGCACAATGCGCGACGGGGCGCAGCTGAGCCCCTGGCAATTAGTAACGGGCGGGGCCGTCCAAGAGGGCTTTTCGCCGGATAAAATTTACGACGCACTGGTTATAGGCGGCGGCATAACCGGGCTTACAGCCGCGCTGTTGCTGCAAAACGCGGGCAGGAAAGTTATTATTGCCGAGGCCTATACAATTGGTTTTGGCACTACCGGTGGCACTACCGCCCACATCAATACCTTTGCAGATACCAGCTATAACGATGCGATGAGCAATTTTGGTAAAGAAGGGGCGCAGCTTTTTGCCGAGGCCATTAACGAGGGCTGCGGCCTTATCAGGGCCAATGTGAGCAACTACCGTATTGATTGCGACTATGAAACCAAAACAGGTTTTATTTATGCCGAGGACGAGAAACAAGCCAGCCAGCTTAATGAATTGTTTGAAAGCACCAAACGTGTTGGCGTGCCGGTAAACTATACCGAACAGGTACCGACCCCGCTGGCCTTTAAGGCGGCCCTGCAGTTGAACGGACAAGCGCAGTTTCACCCGTTAAAATACCTTCAGGCCTTATCAAAAGCATTTGTAGAAGCTGGGGGCGTGATACTTGAAAATACAAAAATTGACACCTTAGAAGCCGGCGACGAAATTCATTACGGCTTGTCGGGCGCATTAAAAATAAAAGCAAGGAATGTGGTTTATGCTACACACATTCCGCCGGGCATCAATTCTTACAGCCTCCGCTGCGCGCCGTACCGCAGTTACGCTATTGCTGTTCAACTTACCAACGAAGTTTATCCCGACGCCCTTATCTACGATATGCAGGAACCATATCACTATTTTCGCACCCATGTAATTAAAGGGCAAAAACTTCTGATAGCGGGAGGTAACGATCATAAAACCGGGCACGATGAACCTGAAAAGGCCTTTACAGACCTGGAAAACTATGTTAGGGACAATTACCCGGTGGCCGAAGTTAAGTACCGGTGGTCCAGTCAGTATTATGTACCAGCAGATGGTTTCCCATACATAGGGCAGATGCCCGAGGCGGCAAAAGGCGTTTATTGTGCTACAGGCTATAACGGCAACGGAATGATGTTTGGCAGCATAGCGGGGAAGATACTGGCTGATCTGATACAGGGGAAGGATAACAGGTACCAGGAAATATTTAGCCCGTCGAGACTGAAACCGATTGCCGGTTTCACTGAATTTGTTAAAGAAAATGCTGATGTGGCCTACCATTTTGTAGCCGATAGGTTTGGTTTGCAGGAAACAGAATCGTTTAAAGAATTACAGCCGGGAACAGGGCAGGTAGTAGAAATTGACGGAAAAAAAGTAGCTGCCTACCGGGACGAAACGGGACAGGTGTTCGCGCTTAGCCCGGTTTGTACCCATGCGGGCTGCATTGTTAACTGGAACGGCGAAGAAAAAAGTTGGGACTGCCCCTGCCATGGTGCAAGGTATGATATCAACGGACAGGTATTAACAGGCCCGGCTACAAAACCCCTCACTGCGGTCCATCCGCAGGCGAAGCAATAG